TACCCAAATGATAAAGCTGAGACAGTCTCAGTACACGTGTGATACTATTAACTTGTctatttatagtaatttacaGTTGACTTTTAATAGTTCTATCAACAAATTACTCTTGATGTCgtcatatttgtaattaattaatatgatataatattattttaatttaattagaagaAAGTGGTGATAAGATAAGATAAAATGATGAGCAATAAGAATAAAGGGTACAACCCTATGGGCTATGATTAAATTCTACCTTTCCTTCATAAACATCTACATGTGAACATGTTTAGCTAAAAATCCCTACTACTTGATGTTAATGTTCTGTAGTCACCATCAATTGTACATCTTTTCAGCCCTCAATGTTTAGataattgcagaaaaattctgcaattattattattaaaatcaattcaaacTCGGAAAATGAATGATAACATAAGCATTTTATAGCAACAATTTTGTATCTTCTCTTTTCATCCATGTGTTGTACAATGTcggaaattatttttctcgtTGGCCAGCCAAGATAATAGGACTATGTTTGGAGCGACTTTGTCAGAACTCAGAAGGATCTACCCCGTTTAGGCACGGGACCTGACGGGTTGGATCATGTAGCCtcgattaaatattttcaaaatataaaataatatattcttttaacaaaatactaccatgattttataaatacgagacaataatattattgaaaagttaattgtttttttaaaaaaaattgtattttcatgCTTTagactataaaatattaaaaggaCTAGAGTTTCGGGTCAGCTTCGAGATACTAAGAGGGGGACCCACTCTAAAACAAAGATCTAATCCGAATCTATTGACATccatatttattgtttatgatgagatattattaatttatagtttattttatcattacatcattcttgatttattttattttttaaaaaagaacgATCATAAATTGTATCAATCAATACGAATTAAactaatactttttttttttttttaatgagagGGACTTTCATgctaaatgtatatatatagagaaataACTTCAATActtgatatttaaaaatagaaagaaacataaaaataataattaaaaaaaataaaaaggaaagaatccaaataaaacaaattgtACTACTtacaaaaagaagcaaaatcaaacaaatagtACTAGTTTGAAAATGGCCCACCACTTCCATCTGCATCCAAAGCCATTATTGATGAGCTATGTCCTGACTTATGGGCCTCATCATACCCCATCTcctaattatatacaaatttgtcgttttcaatcaaattttcaaattatgtaAAAGTTGGTATGGAGAAGTCATTTTCAGTTATATAATCGTAAGTTTGATTTCTTATACTGTattcacaaataatttataaatataatttaaagaattatgaCCTCTAACATGTAAATGATCATTAGAGtcgaaaattttgatataaaagaaaaggaaaaaagggaTATGAAAGTGGAAGTATTTATAGTAATAATGATCAGTATTTGAGGTAGTGATAAGTCCATTAATTTTTACcaataaaagggaaatgcTAAATGTGGTACTTGAAAAGTTTCAACACTAGTTGTAGTAAGTGCAATTGCAAGTTTGGTTTTAGTACCCATATTTGCCTTCCACACATCTCAATGCTTTCTATTCCTTAcacttaaatattattttataaaaagattttgttaagttttttaatcaatctaaaaaataaaatatcatcaacTTGTAAATTTGATTCAACTATATGTAACCAATAAACATAAgctatattattaaataatatataatatcgaTAGGGGAATACAAAGTGTAAACTTTAAAAGACAGGTCTGccctccaaaaatatatggaGAATCCAAAACGTCAAGAGTTCATGTTTTTATGAGAGGGTCGGTTCGGCCTGACCCAACGATCCGATTCATTGCCAGCTTATTCTAAACTCATCAAATGGTCATTTATCAAACACGTGACTAGTACGGACTTTGGcgcataattttttgtaaacagATGAAGGGTCCATTCGacatgtatgtatttattatgacCATATTGCACTGCAACACTATAACCTTATAAACTGACTTTGACTTCAGAGAATGTTAATTGAAGGCCACCTCAACTAACTTAACGCTTCATGTTTGCAAGCTAATCATATTCATTCAGAACGACATATTCATTAAGACTCGTACGTCGTATCAACAACAGATCATTGCTAAATTACCATCAAGTCATTTTTAGATCACTGAGAACATCAACCACAATCAAAgatatatttagaatttattaaaatcatcGTATTCGAACCGAATCCGATTGGAATGGACAATTATGGATctaaaactaattatattcCACTAACCccaaagaattaaaaatttatgacatATATCAATAACTAGAAGACGACAAATTGGGCACAATTACCGTCTAGATACATTCCTGTATTTCAACCATCATTCATGTTCGTCCACAAATCCTTGGAGACCctcaaaaatttgaatttcagtAAAATAGTTGAGTTTATATTTCATATCgattaatgtaaaaataattataatatttcatgttcaataacattatttatctGTCAACGAGGCATAGCTCAATTGACGAAATTGAGGCCCCTAAACTGTAGAGGTCATGAGTTTCAAACCCCGTCTTATGCGTAGGATATTATGTCTACTAAATTATGGAAATCCCACTCAAATTCGCACGTCCCACGACATTTGagacattttttattttgaacccACTATCTCAGAACGGTTGgaaatttcatcaataaattaataatttatatttttaaatatttttacatatgcaCCAAATGTGGCGCAtgcatatatgaaataaatcaaagaagaaatgatatattatataaaaaaaaagaaagaaagagaaaatcatGCAGGTTCTTGCGtcatagtatttaattttaccttGGGACATAAATTTGGTGGAGGATGAATGAGTGTAAGAAAATTGTTCAGTTTCTGAATGGAGACCAAAACAAACACTCCAAAGAAGCCACCAAAATCAGATTCCTTTTCCAACTCGCTCGCTcgctctccctctctctctctctctctctctcatcgaCACGCTTGTTTCTTAGCTGCTTCTGCAGCTGCTGctcttttttttggggggcCTCTGTCTGACACCTTTAAAAGGCCCCCTTCCTCCCTTCAATCTCTTCTCCCTCaatctctctcctctctctctctctctttgggagtgtttacaaaagaaaagaagaaaaaacaagaaagagaagTGAGAGTAAATGTATGCAGAAACAGGGCTAATGTTCCCATACTTCCACAACTTCCCTCAGCAGTTTGAAGACTTTTGCTGCTCCCACAAGCCCAATGCTTCATCGGTGATTAATCTCTTCTTCATctccattaattttttttttcttttttgtgtctGAAATTAGAATGCACCAGTTTTCAGGTCCTTCCCCTGCTTTTCGTGAGTTTTAATAGTGATGATGATTGTTTTggattatttgatttttggagTTCAAGTTTCTGAAGGTGGGTTGTTGTTTCATTTTCGTTTTGGGGGGGATTTAATGAAGATTTTCAAGAATCTTTTTGCTTAATTTCTGATGAATTCTCAACATTTTCTCTCATGTGGAAATGCAAAACTTGACTTACttgaaaaagggaaaaggaaaaatcgaAAATGATATTTTCTGCCAAGATTCGATTTATCGCATAAATGGAAAGCACTCGGGAGTTCTTTacagaagaaaacaaatgttGGAATTCGATATCACAATCATTACTTCCGTGTTCTTCACTCACCATCCTTATGCCCTTAGCTCATTTTCCACATACACAAACTCCTTTTTTCTCTAGTTTCTATCTTCCATGTCCACTCCACCGCACTTATGCTGAAAAGTTGGGGGAAAAGCTAAAGCTCATCTTTTCTTTAACAGTTGTAATTAAAgggttcttgtttttttttccagtGGGATTTCCATTTCTAGCAAAACAGCATTTCTATTTCCCTTAAAGTGTTGTGATCCAAGTGTCTCTTGCTTTTCATCTGCTACACCCTATGCTATTGGACACTTTCTAGAGGTCGGTTAGTCTTCTTGTTTACACATTGAAAATCTTGGGCCTGAATGACAGACAGCTGAACATTTTTTTGAATACTTCCAATCATTTAGGATGCTTTGTCTGAAATCTAAACTAGGTGACAATGTCTAGTGGCCAATAATGTTCTCCGTCTGCTTCTTTTGTCTGAATCCGtgtaaatttcaattttcttacttAGCCGCCTCATTTTGTAGTATATGAATGTATGCACATATATTGTTTGGCAGCTTGAACTTCCAGAACAACTTGTATCTCTCCCTATTGGTGCTTCTTTGTTCTGGTAGCCAAGCTATCGATTAGGCTGCATTAGCATAATAACCAGCTTAAATAAGCAGCAAAGCATGTGTTAACAAATTTTCCTGTTAAAGTTTTGTGTAAGTAACTGAGAGAAGTTGGGAACTTGTACTGTTTTTGTATGCTGCCATTCTGCAAATGTTATACACTATCCATCGTGCGCATTTCCGAGTCGTGTTTGTAATTACTCTAATAGAAAGCTGCATGCATGTAGCGAATGCTGGTTGTGTAATGAGGATGGTTCATGTTTACCGACTTATTTACACCTGTGATGAGAAGATGAAACATTTTTCTAGCTAGAATCAATTTCAGATTATAGTAGTTGTGTCGATATAGATATAAGTCCTCATGCCACTGCAAATCCCTTGTTGTCTGAATCTTAATCTAGGGCATATCGAGCTGCGTCATTCCGACGTCCACGGTATCGGATTACAACCTCTGGGCAGAAGGAGATCTATTCAAGGCTCCTGAACCTGTGATTGAAGAACCAGCCATGGGCCTTGATCCAGTGACGGCTGCCATTTCAATGATTTCTTGTGGAGAAGATGTTATGCCCACCCAGTCGTTGGCCGTTTCAGATATTGAATCGTCGATTCAGAGTGGGCAGCTCCTCAGTGAGGTTTTCTATGAATGCAGAAAGGATCTTTTGGCAAAGGAAGGGAACGAAACGCCACTCTCTGAAGTCCTCAACATCAAAATTTCCACCGACGAAAACCTGACTGCTGATGAGAAGTTGGTTGCTGAGAGTCCGTTCCAGAAGAGTATTAGTTCAAGTTGTCTAAGGTCAATGGAGTGTGTGAACGAGGCTCCGGTGAGGCCAAATTTTCTCGATTTTCCTGTTATGGACTTTGGGACTGCTTACGGAATGCGAAGAGCATTTAGTGAAGGAGACATAAAGGTCAAGTTTACTAACTCTATACTCCCTTCTATCTAATCATCACACGTACAAAAAAAGATATGTACTTGAGTACTTCTAAACATATAGCTGCAAACAAATATCATCGATGTTTTTGGGCAAGATGAGATCTTTCTCCTAATTGAACCATACACATTTATTAGTTCCATGACAAAGTCTACGAACTGAGAAATGTTTAGATGTTTCTGACCTCTTCGACAGGATAGGGCAAGGTGATTGATTCTGAGTTTTTATGACAGACTCTTGGTAATGGAAATATAAACTTCCAATCTCCAATGGAGCAACCTAAAATTGTGAGCACTTTCACTTCTGAAGATCGCAAGGAAAAGCTGTCCAGATACCGGAATAAGAAGTCCAAGAGAAATTTCGGCAGAAAAATCAAGGTATATTTTAAAGGGTTTTCACTTCCGCTGTCCCAAAAGCCGAGAGCAAGATtctaatttcatcaaattgtAGTTTTCTCTTTATAATGATCTTAAACGATGCTTTTGCTTGGTACTGGATGTTTTAACTCTTTGGAACTTACTCGGGATACACACTTGTGTTTCGTTTCTCTTCAGTACGCGTGCAGGAAAGCTCTGGCTGATAGCCAACCAAGAATTCGAGGAAGATTTGCAAAGACGGAAGACAAAGAAACTTCCAAGAAACGATGACTGCTGCTTGTACGAGAAAGACTAAGTTTTTTAGGAGTGTAGTACTTAGACTTTTATGAGGTAAAGAGTGTAATCCCATGGTAATGATAGTCGTCAGTGTTGTGTTAATGGAAGCTTTAGACAGGATCTAAATAAGCTTGACCTCACGAACTAGTTTGCATCGTTGTAACCGCAATAATCTCCTATGTAGATCATATATATGCTCAGCTAGATTTGTACATAATGTTTGTTTagtaatgaaataataaaaaataagatgtatTTGTAGTTTCCGATGTTCCGTCATCAAAATCCTTTGCAAGATTGCAGGCTATACAGCTTTTCTGGTTGATATTTAGGACGTATGCCAATTTATAGAAATGTACGTGTTTGGAAGTTGGATCTCATGTAGCAGTAAAACCAATGTCAGATTTCAGAAACTTTAGGTCATAAATAAGATTTCTGTACATCTGCAGAAGTTTTGATCATCAGTTAATGTCAGATTTCATTCTCCGCAGCTTCACTTTAAACCTGCAAATATGTCGGAGGCTTGCTCTAGCAAATTCGAATCGATCAGACTTGTTGTATGAttggtatataatttaaaaaaaagtaattaaaattacatgataaatgtattaataGATTCGAGTAAACCTGATTTAGGTAGAAAACAATTCTTGTTATGAGTACCATGGGGCTGGGCCCAAAATTCTAGCACAGCTTTGCTGCCAAGATTTGGTTTGGGCTTCCATCTGTAGGCCCTTAGTAGTGCTTTTCAAATGACCACCCATACAGAGCAGGTTTGGTGGCAGCGGACAACCTCAAAGCCACGAACTAATTCTCAATAATTCCATTTTGTGACCATTTCAATGCTTAAAGACTTTgtcaaaatcaaaagaaagcGAAAGAGAAACAGGGCAAGTTCATTTGCGGTTGTAGAGGAGCGAAGCCAATAGATCCCAGAATTTTGAACAAGGACAGCACTTCATATAGAGTGCCCTGTTTCCTTCTCGGACTTGCCAAATCTTGAATCCAAGTCGGAAACAGAGTTTCTCTTCTACAGGTTGGTGTTGCGGTGGTGGAATGTTTTTgccgccaccaccaccaccgctCGTTACCCCTAATCTGCCCACCCCTTGGCGCAATTTGAACCAAAATCGACGTCACTCAATTTCTCCATCCTCCTCCCGCgaaattgaagtaaaaaataaaaaatgaaacagaaaaagaagaagggaTTTAAGTAATCAGTATTCTACTCAATTTAGTGTTTTCATGAACTTGGGACTATATCAGAAGAAAcaagaattcaatgaaaaaagaaaaaaagttaccTTTAAACCACTTTCCTCACCTTTTATTCTCTTCTCAACTGACAAAAACATAACTACtagtatatgtgtgtgtatatatatatatgtgtacctTATCATCCTCTCAGCCACAACCACCACCGCCACGACGGTTTCTCCTCCTACCACCACCCACCACGATGGCCCGCCCCAAATTTGCCTCACTAAAACACCTACCCCTACCCGCATTTGACCAAGCATCTACATTTCGGGCACCTACTACACGTccaatttctttattaaattatgcTTCTCTACTTGAGGTTTGGACCTAAATGGAGATGCCAAATCCTAGTCCCTTTTCCTCCACGCTCAACACCACCACTGTCACCAGTGCTACAAGGCACTGCAGCCACTCCACTCATTATCACCGCCCCAAGCACCACCACCATCGCGGTGCCCGCTCGACTACTTCCTCACCCGA
This region of Sesamum indicum cultivar Zhongzhi No. 13 linkage group LG4, S_indicum_v1.0, whole genome shotgun sequence genomic DNA includes:
- the LOC105160363 gene encoding uncharacterized protein LOC105160363, yielding MYAETGLMFPYFHNFPQQFEDFCCSHKPNASSGISSCVIPTSTVSDYNLWAEGDLFKAPEPVIEEPAMGLDPVTAAISMISCGEDVMPTQSLAVSDIESSIQSGQLLSEVFYECRKDLLAKEGNETPLSEVLNIKISTDENLTADEKLVAESPFQKSISSSCLRSMECVNEAPVRPNFLDFPVMDFGTAYGMRRAFSEGDIKTLGNGNINFQSPMEQPKIVSTFTSEDRKEKLSRYRNKKSKRNFGRKIKYACRKALADSQPRIRGRFAKTEDKETSKKR